A single Defluviitalea saccharophila DNA region contains:
- a CDS encoding 4Fe-4S binding protein → MHKPELKQYEKPKHINDYPCGPAALAGTLVAKNAGWRTKRPIIHKEKCAGCYLCYLYCPEGTIFKEDKKINFDYDFCKGCGICSKVCAHKAIEMIKEGENGN, encoded by the coding sequence ATGCATAAACCGGAATTAAAACAGTATGAAAAGCCCAAACACATCAATGACTATCCTTGTGGGCCAGCCGCTCTAGCAGGAACTCTAGTCGCGAAAAACGCAGGATGGCGAACAAAAAGACCAATAATACATAAAGAAAAATGTGCAGGGTGCTATCTTTGCTACCTGTATTGTCCGGAGGGAACCATTTTTAAAGAAGATAAGAAAATAAATTTCGATTATGATTTCTGTAAGGGCTGTGGTATCTGTTCAAAAGTTTGTGCCCACAAAGCCATAGAAATGATAAAGGAGGGGGAAAATGGGAACTAG
- a CDS encoding methionine ABC transporter permease, with amino-acid sequence MQAELIFDLLKSLGETFQMVGIALILSVILGIPLGLFLFLTSSGLFFNNKTLNFIGGLIINVIRSTPFVILLVLLLPVTKFITGTTIGSGAASVPLSVAAIAFYARLVEAAFREVDRGVIEAAQAAGATTKIIIYHVLLTEALPSLIVGITVTAISLIGYSAMAGVVGGGGVGDLAIRFGYYRYQTHVMIITVVILVIIVQSFQWLGDYSAKKVDKR; translated from the coding sequence ATGCAAGCTGAACTTATTTTTGATTTACTAAAATCTCTGGGGGAAACCTTTCAAATGGTGGGAATAGCACTGATATTATCCGTAATTTTGGGTATTCCTTTGGGTTTATTTTTATTTCTTACATCCAGCGGTTTATTTTTTAATAATAAAACCCTTAATTTTATTGGTGGGTTGATTATCAATGTCATAAGATCCACTCCGTTTGTGATTTTGCTTGTACTTCTTTTACCCGTAACAAAGTTTATAACGGGAACAACCATAGGATCAGGGGCGGCATCAGTCCCTCTTTCCGTTGCAGCCATAGCCTTTTATGCAAGACTTGTAGAAGCAGCCTTTAGAGAGGTTGACAGGGGAGTCATAGAAGCGGCTCAGGCAGCAGGAGCAACAACCAAAATAATTATATACCATGTGCTTTTAACAGAAGCCCTGCCCAGTTTGATTGTAGGCATTACAGTAACCGCTATTAGCTTAATCGGTTATTCTGCTATGGCAGGGGTTGTCGGAGGCGGAGGCGTTGGAGATTTAGCCATTCGATTTGGATACTACAGATATCAAACCCATGTCATGATTATTACAGTTGTGATACTGGTGATTATTGTACAGAGCTTTCAATGGTTAGGAGATTATAGTGCAAAAAAAGTAGATAAGAGATAA
- a CDS encoding 2-oxoacid:acceptor oxidoreductase family protein → MIEIRWHGRGGQGSFTASRILGAAASLYGNKYSLAFPSFGPERRGAPITAFTKIDDTKIRDRSEIKHCDYIVVLDETLFTPSFFQDLKPGGRILINTAWGERYKEISQDLIVTFDAEAIAQEILGKPVTNTAMIGALLGISEIIPIEAGAEGINNEFSPILAEKNIRVLKKAYEMIKGGGYA, encoded by the coding sequence ATGATTGAAATCAGATGGCATGGAAGAGGGGGACAGGGGAGCTTTACCGCTTCCAGAATTCTAGGCGCCGCTGCTTCTTTATACGGCAATAAATATTCCCTGGCTTTTCCCTCCTTTGGACCTGAGAGAAGAGGGGCGCCCATCACTGCCTTTACAAAAATAGATGATACTAAAATCAGAGACAGAAGTGAGATTAAACACTGCGACTATATTGTTGTACTGGATGAAACATTGTTTACCCCTTCTTTTTTTCAGGATTTAAAGCCCGGCGGGAGAATCCTTATCAATACTGCCTGGGGAGAACGATATAAAGAAATCTCACAGGATTTAATTGTAACCTTTGATGCAGAGGCGATTGCACAAGAAATATTAGGTAAGCCAGTAACCAATACAGCTATGATCGGTGCATTGCTTGGTATTTCGGAAATTATTCCAATCGAAGCAGGAGCAGAAGGCATAAACAATGAGTTCTCACCGATTTTAGCCGAGAAAAATATTCGTGTTTTAAAGAAGGCTTATGAAATGATTAAGGGGGGCGGCTATGCATAA
- a CDS encoding transketolase C-terminal domain-containing protein: MGTSKVFVSGNEAAAIGVKLARAHVISAYPITPQTVVVERLSEMVEAGELKAEFIHVESEHSAMSAAMGASAVGARAFTATSSQGLLYMAECLHYASGGRFPIVMMNANRSLALPWSIYGDQRDSLSLLDSGWLQVYVEDAQESLDMMIQAYAIAEHKEVLTPVMVNLDGFVLTHTYELVEVPRQEDVDEFLPPFDTENKLDFENPKNMCFSSSPSDNMEFKYQQHKAALKASEVIKKVDQSYREKFGRGYGGLVDGYRCDDAEIILITLGSITGTCRVVVDELRSQGKKVGVLKIRFMRPFPEKEILDITRGAKVIGVLEKDISFGYEGTVYTNVNSALIKSGRIIKSYNFIAGLGGRDISREDIKYMYEYLEQAASGAEKECVKFINLGVDTDGE, translated from the coding sequence ATGGGAACTAGTAAAGTATTCGTATCAGGGAATGAAGCTGCAGCCATAGGCGTTAAACTGGCAAGGGCACATGTGATTTCTGCCTATCCCATTACCCCGCAAACTGTAGTGGTTGAAAGACTTTCAGAAATGGTTGAAGCAGGAGAGCTTAAGGCAGAATTTATCCATGTAGAATCCGAACACTCTGCCATGTCGGCAGCCATGGGTGCCAGTGCAGTAGGAGCAAGAGCCTTCACAGCCACATCCTCTCAGGGACTTTTATATATGGCGGAGTGTCTCCATTACGCCAGTGGAGGAAGATTTCCCATTGTGATGATGAATGCCAATCGCTCCCTGGCACTTCCCTGGAGTATTTATGGGGATCAAAGAGATTCCCTGTCCTTGCTGGATTCGGGATGGCTTCAGGTTTATGTGGAAGACGCCCAGGAAAGCTTGGATATGATGATTCAGGCTTATGCCATCGCCGAACATAAAGAGGTACTAACCCCTGTGATGGTGAATTTAGATGGCTTTGTTTTAACCCACACCTATGAACTGGTAGAAGTACCAAGGCAGGAAGATGTGGATGAGTTTTTGCCTCCTTTTGATACGGAAAACAAGCTGGATTTTGAAAATCCTAAAAATATGTGCTTTAGTTCTTCGCCATCGGATAACATGGAATTTAAGTACCAGCAGCATAAAGCGGCCTTAAAAGCTTCGGAAGTCATCAAAAAAGTAGACCAGTCATACCGTGAAAAGTTTGGAAGAGGCTATGGGGGGCTAGTGGATGGATACAGATGTGACGATGCAGAAATCATACTCATTACCTTAGGAAGCATCACCGGAACCTGCAGAGTGGTGGTAGATGAATTAAGAAGTCAAGGGAAAAAGGTGGGGGTACTTAAAATTCGTTTTATGCGTCCTTTTCCAGAGAAAGAAATCCTTGATATAACCCGGGGTGCAAAGGTTATAGGCGTATTGGAGAAAGATATTTCCTTTGGCTATGAAGGAACCGTCTATACGAATGTGAATTCTGCATTGATAAAATCAGGAAGAATCATTAAATCGTATAATTTTATTGCCGGTCTTGGGGGGCGGGATATTTCCAGAGAAGACATAAAATATATGTATGAGTATTTAGAACAAGCAGCAAGCGGAGCAGAAAAGGAATGCGTCAAATTTATCAACCTGGGGGTGGACACAGATGGGGAATGA
- a CDS encoding methionine ABC transporter ATP-binding protein gives MIQFKDVSVTYEGDEGKVEAVQKLSLQINKGEIFGIVGSSGAGKSTLLRTINLLERPSEGRIYINNQDITDLKGEDLRLLRQKIGMIFQHFNLIKRKTVFDNIAFPMVAAGKPREEIHKRVNELLHLVGLSDKSNAFPSQLSGGQKQRVGIARALANETEILLCDEPTSALDLETTKSILNLLKEINQKLGITIVIITHEMDVVKNICDRVAVMNDGYLLEVGDVYDVFVNPKDAFTKQLIEHTFHLEFPDQIFNDFKGRVLKIVYKGEAATEPLLSEVSKRYNIKLNIVHGKIEYIGDRPVGILVVELEGDEGEVQSAEDYINERTAFTEVVLYAS, from the coding sequence ATGATTCAATTTAAGGATGTCAGTGTTACTTATGAGGGGGATGAAGGCAAAGTCGAAGCGGTTCAGAAGCTTTCCCTGCAAATCAATAAAGGAGAAATTTTTGGCATTGTGGGTTCCAGTGGAGCAGGGAAAAGCACCCTGCTTCGCACCATTAATCTTTTAGAAAGACCATCAGAAGGAAGAATTTATATTAACAATCAGGATATTACCGATTTAAAAGGAGAAGATTTAAGACTCCTAAGACAAAAAATTGGGATGATTTTTCAACATTTTAACTTAATTAAAAGAAAGACGGTCTTTGATAATATAGCCTTTCCTATGGTAGCAGCAGGTAAGCCCAGGGAAGAAATTCATAAAAGAGTGAATGAACTGCTTCATTTGGTAGGACTTTCAGATAAAAGTAATGCTTTTCCCAGTCAGCTAAGCGGCGGACAGAAACAAAGGGTAGGTATCGCAAGAGCCCTTGCCAACGAAACAGAAATTCTTCTTTGTGACGAACCTACTTCTGCTCTTGATTTAGAAACGACAAAATCCATTTTAAATTTATTAAAAGAAATCAATCAAAAATTAGGCATAACCATTGTCATCATTACCCATGAGATGGATGTGGTTAAAAACATCTGCGACAGAGTGGCGGTGATGAATGACGGGTATTTGTTAGAAGTAGGGGATGTGTATGACGTATTTGTGAATCCCAAGGATGCCTTTACAAAACAGCTGATTGAACATACCTTCCACCTGGAGTTTCCTGATCAGATATTTAATGATTTTAAAGGCAGGGTATTAAAAATCGTTTATAAAGGGGAGGCGGCAACCGAACCTTTACTGTCAGAAGTCTCTAAACGTTACAATATCAAATTGAATATTGTACATGGAAAAATAGAGTATATAGGAGATCGCCCTGTAGGAATCCTGGTCGTTGAGTTAGAAGGAGACGAAGGGGAAGTTCAATCGGCAGAAGACTATATCAATGAAAGAACAGCATTTACGGAGGTGGTACTCTATGCAAGCTGA
- a CDS encoding thiamine pyrophosphate-dependent enzyme, with amino-acid sequence MGNETKKINARNITDKEFFYGHKGCAGCGGSLAVRLALKVLGERTYTVLPAGCMSAVGFVYPQLCFSTNAMISTFAGTASMLSGIAAGARALGIKDFHAVGIAGDGGTADIGIQALSGAIDRNEQIIYICYDNEAYMNTGIQKSGLTPFGARTTTTPAGQNIHGSITQKKNMFEIAAAHGISYAATASIGYAQDFMNKLVKAKEVKGTSYIHVYAPCPTGWGTPEDITVELGKEVVDTGLWYLAEYENGSFKLNKNPEEFLPVEEFLRKQGRFRHLDEKDIAQIIESRDKKWEYIRKNWEVA; translated from the coding sequence ATGGGGAATGAAACGAAAAAAATCAATGCCCGGAATATCACCGATAAAGAATTTTTCTATGGACATAAGGGCTGTGCCGGCTGCGGAGGAAGCCTAGCAGTGAGACTCGCCCTGAAAGTATTAGGAGAAAGAACCTATACGGTACTTCCAGCAGGCTGTATGTCTGCCGTAGGCTTTGTCTACCCTCAGTTATGCTTTTCTACCAATGCGATGATTTCCACTTTTGCAGGGACAGCCTCTATGCTTTCAGGCATTGCTGCAGGGGCAAGGGCGTTAGGGATAAAAGACTTTCATGCCGTAGGTATCGCTGGGGATGGGGGGACAGCGGACATAGGCATTCAGGCTTTATCCGGCGCTATTGACAGAAACGAACAGATTATTTACATCTGTTACGATAATGAAGCGTATATGAATACGGGTATTCAAAAAAGCGGATTAACCCCCTTTGGTGCCAGAACCACCACCACCCCTGCAGGCCAAAACATCCATGGAAGTATAACGCAAAAGAAAAATATGTTTGAGATTGCAGCAGCCCACGGCATCAGCTATGCAGCGACTGCAAGTATCGGATATGCCCAGGATTTTATGAATAAGCTCGTAAAGGCAAAAGAAGTAAAGGGCACCTCCTATATTCATGTTTATGCCCCATGCCCGACAGGATGGGGAACCCCAGAGGACATAACAGTGGAATTAGGAAAAGAAGTGGTGGATACCGGGCTGTGGTATTTGGCGGAATACGAAAACGGAAGCTTTAAGCTGAATAAAAATCCTGAAGAATTCTTACCTGTAGAAGAATTCTTACGAAAACAGGGAAGGTTCAGGCATTTAGATGAAAAAGATATTGCACAGATTATAGAAAGTCGGGATAAAAAGTGGGAATATATCAGGAAAAACTGGGAAGTGGCATAA
- a CDS encoding phenylacetate--CoA ligase, with translation MSYKKYWNEAIEAMPREEIETYQTEQLKRHLQFAYENSPYYKQSFDEAGVSPEDFKVLSDLSKFPFINKQIERDAQLSKPLLGTLAATSEEDVVFVSASSGSTGVPTLSPFTKVDFDEFQDVQSRLFWAAGVRPNDRYVHALNFTLFVGGPDVIGAQNLGALCIWAGTIPSERLLYILKEFQPTVIWTTPSYAWYLGETAKKQGINPATDLAIHKIIVAGEPGGSIEATRKAIEELWDAEVYDFYGISDIYGACAGMCSERNGLHIAEDQIYVEVIDPVTLEPVKDGERGELVLTTLRKQARPMIRFRTGDIAIVNREKCGCGRTHGRIQIVGRLDDMLIVSGVNIFPSDIEFIVRNIKELTGEYRVYALSENFTTKFKVEVEKLADASISNEALAEKVSQSIKARLGVKPKEVVILEEGTLPRATHKAKRFVDLR, from the coding sequence ATGTCATATAAAAAATATTGGAATGAAGCCATAGAAGCCATGCCAAGAGAAGAAATTGAAACATACCAAACAGAACAGCTAAAGCGGCACCTTCAATTTGCCTATGAAAATTCACCATATTATAAACAATCCTTTGATGAAGCAGGGGTAAGCCCTGAGGATTTTAAAGTCTTATCCGATTTATCCAAATTTCCTTTTATCAATAAACAAATAGAAAGGGACGCCCAACTCTCAAAACCCTTGCTTGGAACTTTGGCTGCAACATCTGAAGAAGATGTGGTATTTGTTTCTGCATCCAGCGGTTCAACCGGAGTACCTACCTTAAGTCCTTTTACAAAGGTTGATTTTGATGAGTTTCAGGATGTTCAAAGCAGACTGTTCTGGGCAGCAGGGGTAAGACCAAATGACAGATATGTTCATGCCTTAAATTTCACCTTGTTTGTAGGAGGCCCTGATGTGATAGGGGCACAGAATTTAGGGGCATTATGTATATGGGCAGGAACCATTCCTTCTGAAAGACTGCTTTATATTTTAAAGGAGTTCCAGCCTACAGTAATCTGGACGACCCCTTCCTATGCATGGTATCTTGGAGAAACCGCTAAAAAGCAGGGGATTAATCCTGCGACGGACCTTGCGATTCATAAAATCATTGTTGCCGGGGAGCCGGGAGGCTCCATAGAAGCCACAAGAAAAGCGATTGAAGAGCTGTGGGACGCAGAAGTTTATGATTTTTACGGTATTTCCGATATTTACGGGGCTTGTGCGGGAATGTGCAGTGAAAGAAATGGACTTCATATAGCAGAAGACCAGATTTATGTGGAAGTGATAGACCCTGTAACCTTAGAGCCTGTAAAGGATGGGGAAAGAGGAGAACTGGTGCTTACGACCCTAAGAAAACAGGCAAGACCGATGATTCGCTTCAGAACAGGGGATATTGCCATCGTCAATAGAGAAAAATGCGGATGCGGCCGCACCCATGGAAGAATTCAGATTGTAGGCAGACTGGATGATATGCTCATTGTATCAGGCGTTAACATCTTCCCTAGCGATATAGAATTTATCGTTCGAAACATTAAGGAGTTAACCGGTGAATACAGAGTTTATGCGCTCTCTGAAAACTTTACCACCAAATTTAAAGTGGAAGTAGAAAAACTTGCTGATGCATCCATCAGTAATGAAGCATTGGCAGAGAAGGTATCGCAAAGCATTAAAGCAAGATTAGGGGTTAAACCTAAAGAAGTGGTGATACTTGAAGAAGGCACTCTTCCAAGAGCGACCCATAAGGCGAAGAGATTTGTTGATTTAAGATAA
- a CDS encoding pyridoxal phosphate-dependent aminotransferase: MPQVSNRLDFFTESIIRKMTRIANRYGAINLSQGFPDFDPPEELLKALKKVGDEGPHQYSITWGAQNFREALAKKQSKYMDIPIDPDTQIVVTCGSTEAMMAAMMTACKPGDKVIVFSPFYENYVADTILAGAEPIYVPLHPPTFHFDKEELKKAFEQNPKALILCNPSNPTGKVFTREELEFIAELTVQYDVFVITDEVYEHIVFEPHEHIYFASLPGMFERTISCSSLSKTYSITGWRLGYVIGPSEVIENVRKVHDFLTVGAAAPLQEAAVTALHFSDEYYKDLRKLYTEKKNLFLKGLDELGLKYTEPQGAYYVLVDISEFGAPDDTVFCEWMAKEVGVAAVPGSSFFKEDVNHLIRFHFAKKTDTLKEALKRLSTLREKAKTAEWRIP; encoded by the coding sequence ATGCCGCAAGTAAGTAATCGTCTGGACTTTTTCACAGAATCCATCATTAGAAAAATGACGCGAATAGCCAATCGTTATGGGGCAATCAATCTATCCCAGGGTTTTCCGGATTTTGATCCGCCGGAGGAACTGCTTAAAGCGTTAAAAAAGGTTGGAGATGAAGGCCCCCATCAATATTCCATTACCTGGGGGGCACAAAATTTCAGGGAAGCCCTTGCAAAAAAGCAATCAAAATATATGGATATTCCAATTGATCCGGATACGCAAATCGTTGTCACCTGTGGAAGTACGGAAGCTATGATGGCAGCCATGATGACAGCGTGTAAACCGGGAGATAAAGTCATCGTCTTTTCTCCTTTTTATGAAAATTATGTAGCAGATACGATCCTTGCCGGTGCAGAACCCATTTATGTGCCCCTTCATCCGCCGACTTTTCATTTTGATAAAGAAGAGCTTAAAAAAGCCTTTGAACAAAATCCAAAAGCCCTTATCCTCTGCAATCCTTCCAATCCCACGGGTAAAGTCTTTACACGGGAAGAACTGGAGTTTATTGCAGAACTGACAGTACAATACGATGTTTTTGTTATTACAGACGAGGTCTATGAACACATCGTTTTTGAACCCCATGAACATATTTATTTTGCTTCTTTGCCGGGAATGTTTGAGCGAACCATTTCCTGCAGTTCTCTTTCAAAAACATATTCAATTACGGGATGGAGACTTGGATATGTAATAGGTCCTTCTGAGGTGATTGAAAATGTACGCAAGGTCCATGATTTTCTAACAGTGGGAGCAGCAGCACCCTTGCAGGAAGCAGCGGTAACAGCCCTTCATTTTTCGGATGAGTATTATAAAGATTTAAGAAAGTTGTATACAGAGAAAAAGAATTTATTCTTAAAAGGTTTAGATGAGTTAGGTCTTAAATACACAGAGCCTCAGGGAGCTTATTATGTTTTAGTGGATATTTCAGAATTTGGAGCCCCTGACGATACGGTGTTTTGTGAGTGGATGGCTAAGGAAGTAGGGGTAGCCGCTGTTCCCGGCTCCAGTTTCTTTAAGGAAGATGTGAATCACTTAATTCGTTTTCACTTTGCCAAAAAGACGGATACACTAAAAGAAGCCCTAAAAAGGCTTTCAACCTTAAGAGAAAAGGCAAAAACTGCAGAATGGAGGATACCATGA